Proteins co-encoded in one Papaver somniferum cultivar HN1 chromosome 5, ASM357369v1, whole genome shotgun sequence genomic window:
- the LOC113278805 gene encoding uncharacterized protein LOC113278805, whose translation MNLMRSYVRAKYGIYLDSSSDSDEEEKALLMFTQLYLDERLRIIRQPIPREVQIRSVIMRDRVWHDAKLMNDYFTPGTDYTYRQFKQRLGMSKDLFEKLLGKLLELDPKWAQRPDATGTMGHSPHIKLVAVMKCLWKSTPADSVDDYTRMGATTIYKYLKIFCHTICMTFGARYLREPTPEDVQRLLAENADRGFPRMLGSVDCMQWPWKNCHVDWQGTYRGKDK comes from the coding sequence ATGAATCTAATGCGTTCTTATGTGAGAGCTAAATATGGAATCTATTTGGATTCCTCTAGtgatagtgatgaagaagagaaagcttTGCTAATGTTTACACAATTATATTTGGATGAAAGATTGCGTATTATTAGACAACCCATACCAAGGGAGGTACAAATACGTAGTGTAATAATGCGTGATCGAGTGTGGCATGATGCCAAACtgatgaatgattattttacgCCTGGAACCGATTATACCTATAGACAATTCAAACAACGTCTAGGCATGAGTAAAGACTTATTCGAGAAATTGTTAGGAAAATTGCTTGAACTGGATCCGAAATGGGCTCAACGTCCGGATGCAACCGGTACTATGGGGCATTCTCCACATATAAAATTAGTTGCGGTGATGAAATGTTTATGGAAAAGTACGCCAGCTGATAGTGTTGATGATTACACTCGTATGGGTGCCACCACAATATACAAGTATCTAAAAATATTTTGCCACACCATTTGCATGACTTTTGGAGCAAGATATTTGCGTGAACCTACTCCTGAAGATGTTCAGAGGTTGCTAGCTGAGAATGCCGACCGAGGTTTTCCTAGAATGCTTGGTAGTGTTGACTGTATGCAATGGCCATGGAAGAATTGTCATGTAGATTGGCAAGGAACTTACCGGGGTAAAGATAAATAG